In a genomic window of Phragmites australis chromosome 14, lpPhrAust1.1, whole genome shotgun sequence:
- the LOC133890923 gene encoding spermidine synthase 1-like encodes MEAEAAAKRARETGEDAIAVGAGEEAAPGAGEQAGISAVIPGWFSEISPMWPGEAHSLKVEKVLFQGKSDYQNVMVFQSSTYGKVLVLDGVIQVTERDECAYQEMITHLPLCSIKDPKKVLVIGGGDGGVLREVSRHSSVEQIDICEIDKMVVDVSKQFFPHLAVGFEDPRVSLHIGDGVAFLKNVPEGTYDAVIVDSSDPIGPAQELFEKPFFQSVARALRPGGVVCTQAESIWLHMHIIEDIVANCRQVFKGSVNYAWTTVPTYPSGVIGFMLCSTEGPTVDFQHPVFNIEDERSTKSKGLLKFYNSEIHSASFCLPSFAKRVIESKAN; translated from the exons ATggaggccgaggcggcggcgaagaGGGCGCGGGAGACCGGGGAGGACGCCATCGCGGTGGGAGCAGGGGAAGAGGCGGCTCCCGGGGCCGGCGAGCAGGCGGGAATCTCCGCCGTCATCCCCGGCTGGTTCTCCGAGATTAGCCCCATGTGGCCTG GTGAGGCACACTCTTTGAAGGTGGAGAAGGTGCTGTTCCAAGGAAAGTCGGACTACCAAAATGTGATGGTTTTTCAG TCATCAACCTATGGCAAGGTGCTCGTCCTCGATGGTGTGATTCAGGTTACTGAGAGGGATGAGTGTGCATACCAAGAGATGATTACTCACCTTCCCCTTTGCTCAATCAAAGATCCCAAGAAG GTGTTAGTTATTGGAGGGGGAGACGGCGGTGTTTTGCGTGAGGTTTCACGACATTCCTCAGTGGAGCAAATTGACATTTGTGAAATTGACAAGATGGTGGTAGAT GTCTCCAAGCAATTTTTCCCCCATCTGGCTGTTGGATTTGAAGATCCTCGTGTATCATTACACATTGGAGATG GGGTTGCCTTTTTGAAAAATGTTCCGGAGGGTACTTATGATGCAGTAATTGTGGATTCTTCTGATCCGATAG GTCCTGCTCAAGAGCTTTTTGAGAAACCTTTCTTCCAGTCGGTGGCCAGAGCTTTACGTCCAGGTGGAGTTGTGTGCACCCAGGCAGAGAGCATATGGCTACATATGCACATCATTGAAGATATTGTAGCAAATTGTCGCCAAGTTTTTAAAGGCTCAGTTAACTATGCTTGGACAACAGTACCTACATACCCTAG CGGAGTGATTGGGTTCATGCTTTGCTCCACTGAGGGGCCCACCGTTGATTTTCAGCACCCTGTTTTTAACATTGAGGATGAGCGTTCTACAAAATCGAAAGGACTGCTGAAGTTCTACAACTCTGAG ATCCACTCGGCATCATTTTGTTTGCCATCTTTTGCGAAGAGGGTCATTGAGTCAAAGGCCAACTAG